One Curtobacterium sp. MCLR17_032 genomic window carries:
- a CDS encoding cold shock domain-containing protein has protein sequence MTTTTPGTVRSWNGEEGWGVVDLDPDVGGDPGLPAVVRDVWVHFSAVVGRDFGYLVPGERVSVAWDEAPNSPHGRQASAVVVADGGSGGGPIEASDHGAMSSILTIKWDDGSAS, from the coding sequence ATGACGACGACGACGCCCGGGACGGTCCGGAGCTGGAACGGCGAGGAGGGGTGGGGAGTCGTCGACCTGGACCCGGACGTCGGAGGCGACCCGGGCCTCCCGGCAGTGGTGCGCGACGTCTGGGTGCACTTCAGCGCGGTCGTCGGGCGCGACTTCGGGTACCTGGTACCGGGCGAGCGGGTGTCCGTGGCGTGGGACGAGGCCCCGAACTCGCCGCACGGGAGGCAGGCGAGCGCGGTCGTCGTGGCCGACGGCGGGTCGGGTGGCGGGCCGATCGAGGCGTCCGACCACGGCGCGATGAGCAGCATCCTGACGATCAAGTGGGACGACGGCTCCGCGAGCTGA
- a CDS encoding LuxR family transcriptional regulator, whose translation MTTAQPVIGRERETAALRHAVGHVTDGGAAFVVDGEAGIGKSSLVADLVEYADGRGLRVLTTTGTLAESSEPYAALHLLLYPLRAGIPDLPQPQRRALDVAFGVTSGVQPSPLLAGLAALTLLSDAAAARPLLVVVEDLHWMDVPSRWALRMIARRVGEDSLVIVMTTRDSDAAEDPGVRRLHLAPLDAPAADLLLDGVPGAPRGQARRDLVLRAEGNPLALRELGRSASEEHARDRPVVGRVEQEFAGRFAGLEQSVRLAVLAVALSGSTGAEEAARVAARAFGRFPPPTWTEQASASSLLVWEAPRAIRFRHPLVQSAVLAVASPTERTAVLRSLVTEHEDDPTRTVWWRAELTTGHDYALAEEIAALGAGRTAMSDPLVASRAYERAAELTSDVVRRVERRITAAELAGLSGRIADAALLVQRARDEAPDRLLAARAAWFAEILPTGRTGLAVGDLGPALHAVSEMQAAGGVEDATTALLHLAAIAWDHTAEPDPGDPMLVVVEALALPDDDPRAILLAARTEPVVRGDHVMERALAAAPTAEDEESAWLLGYALNLVGEVETARVLLDRALASMRARGELRTFPQALMGTSMTTYLAGDVAKARSLAEQAESLGRDLGDAGFSAAARCALAWFDALEGVVPDAEQIAGGTQAGAQVLRSGAMRATLRGAAGLVDLLAGRASEALERLRGLSDPAHDGYHPWFGVATSHDFVDAALESGRRGDVEQRLADLEQLHARWHAPIVRTAVDYTRLALVPDDELESAWVTLQHERWAMPYVQARALLRLGRRLRRARRTTLARAVLHAALDLFAAMPAPTWEERTRDALRAAGERLPAAGARDVELLTPQELRVCTLASRGMSNRAIGEHLFVSPRTVGAHLYAAFQKLGISTRQQLPGVLPTEAEAEADGDAVDRAARP comes from the coding sequence ATGACGACGGCGCAGCCCGTCATCGGGCGTGAGCGGGAGACCGCCGCCCTCCGACATGCCGTCGGTCACGTCACCGACGGCGGTGCCGCGTTCGTGGTCGATGGGGAAGCCGGGATCGGCAAGTCGTCCCTCGTCGCCGACCTGGTCGAGTACGCGGACGGTCGAGGTCTCCGGGTCCTGACGACGACCGGCACCTTGGCCGAGTCCAGCGAGCCCTACGCCGCGCTCCACCTGCTCCTGTACCCCCTGCGGGCGGGCATCCCGGACCTGCCGCAGCCGCAGCGACGGGCGCTCGACGTCGCCTTCGGGGTCACGTCCGGGGTGCAGCCCTCGCCGCTCCTCGCCGGACTGGCGGCGCTGACCCTGCTCTCCGACGCCGCCGCGGCACGTCCGCTCCTGGTCGTCGTCGAGGACCTGCACTGGATGGACGTGCCGTCGCGGTGGGCACTCCGGATGATCGCCCGCCGGGTCGGCGAGGACTCGCTGGTCATCGTCATGACGACGCGGGACTCGGACGCGGCCGAGGACCCGGGCGTCCGACGGCTGCACCTCGCGCCGCTGGACGCGCCGGCCGCCGACCTGCTGCTCGACGGCGTCCCCGGAGCGCCGCGGGGGCAGGCTCGGCGAGACCTCGTGCTCCGCGCCGAGGGCAACCCGCTGGCGCTGCGCGAACTGGGCCGGTCGGCGTCGGAGGAGCACGCTCGCGACCGTCCGGTGGTGGGCCGGGTGGAGCAGGAGTTCGCCGGTCGCTTCGCCGGACTCGAGCAGTCGGTCCGCTTGGCGGTCCTCGCCGTGGCACTGTCCGGCAGCACTGGTGCGGAGGAGGCGGCACGGGTGGCTGCCCGGGCGTTCGGGAGGTTCCCACCGCCGACGTGGACGGAGCAGGCGTCGGCGTCGTCGCTCCTGGTCTGGGAGGCCCCGCGCGCGATCCGGTTCCGGCACCCCCTCGTCCAGTCGGCGGTCCTCGCCGTTGCGTCGCCGACCGAGCGCACCGCGGTCCTGCGGTCGCTCGTCACCGAACACGAGGACGATCCGACCCGGACGGTCTGGTGGCGTGCCGAGCTCACGACCGGACACGACTACGCCCTGGCCGAGGAGATCGCCGCACTCGGCGCGGGACGGACGGCGATGTCCGATCCGCTCGTCGCGAGCCGCGCCTACGAGCGAGCCGCCGAACTGACGTCGGACGTCGTCCGACGCGTCGAGCGACGCATCACCGCGGCGGAACTCGCCGGGCTGTCCGGCCGGATCGCCGACGCGGCGCTCCTGGTGCAGCGAGCCCGCGACGAGGCGCCGGACCGGTTGCTCGCGGCGCGTGCGGCCTGGTTCGCCGAGATCCTGCCCACCGGCCGGACGGGGCTCGCCGTCGGCGACCTCGGACCGGCACTCCACGCGGTCTCCGAGATGCAGGCGGCCGGCGGCGTCGAGGACGCCACCACCGCCCTGCTGCACCTCGCCGCGATCGCCTGGGACCACACCGCCGAGCCCGACCCGGGGGACCCGATGCTCGTCGTGGTCGAGGCACTCGCGCTGCCCGACGACGACCCGCGGGCGATCCTCCTGGCCGCGCGGACGGAACCGGTGGTCCGCGGCGACCACGTCATGGAACGCGCGCTCGCAGCGGCTCCGACGGCCGAGGACGAGGAGTCGGCGTGGCTCCTCGGCTACGCGCTCAACCTCGTCGGCGAGGTCGAGACCGCCCGGGTGCTGCTCGACCGGGCCCTCGCGAGCATGCGGGCTCGTGGTGAGTTGCGGACGTTCCCGCAGGCACTGATGGGCACCTCGATGACCACGTACCTGGCCGGGGACGTCGCGAAGGCCCGGTCCCTCGCGGAGCAGGCCGAGTCGCTCGGCCGTGACCTCGGTGACGCCGGTTTCTCGGCGGCGGCTCGTTGTGCGCTCGCCTGGTTCGACGCCCTCGAGGGGGTGGTGCCCGACGCCGAGCAGATCGCCGGCGGGACCCAGGCGGGTGCGCAGGTCCTCCGGTCCGGGGCGATGCGTGCGACGCTGCGTGGGGCTGCGGGGCTGGTCGACCTGCTCGCGGGCCGTGCGTCGGAGGCCCTCGAGCGCCTCCGTGGCCTGTCCGACCCGGCTCACGACGGGTACCACCCGTGGTTCGGCGTCGCGACCTCGCACGACTTCGTCGACGCCGCGCTGGAGTCGGGCCGACGCGGCGACGTCGAGCAGCGGCTGGCGGACCTCGAGCAGCTCCACGCGCGCTGGCACGCACCGATCGTCCGGACCGCCGTCGACTACACCCGGCTCGCGCTGGTCCCTGACGACGAGCTCGAGTCGGCGTGGGTGACACTGCAGCACGAGCGCTGGGCGATGCCGTACGTCCAGGCGCGTGCGCTCCTCCGACTGGGCCGCCGACTGCGCCGAGCACGCCGGACGACGCTCGCCCGGGCGGTGCTGCACGCGGCCCTCGACCTGTTCGCGGCGATGCCGGCACCGACGTGGGAGGAACGGACGCGCGACGCCCTCCGTGCCGCCGGCGAGCGGTTGCCGGCCGCCGGGGCACGCGACGTCGAACTCCTGACCCCGCAGGAACTCCGCGTCTGCACCCTCGCGTCGCGCGGGATGAGCAACCGGGCCATCGGTGAGCACCTGTTCGTCTCACCCCGGACGGTCGGCGCGCACCTGTACGCGGCGTTCCAGAAGCTCGGGATCTCGACCCGCCAGCAGTTGCCCGGTGTGCTGCCGACCGAGGCCGAGGCCGAGGCCGACGGCGACGCCGTGGACCGGGCAGCTCGCCCCTAG
- a CDS encoding alpha/beta hydrolase: protein MSGAPTIVLVHGAFADAASWAPVTKLLLEQGHRVLVPPVSNRSLSADAAYIRSVVEQVDGPVLLAGHSYGGAVVTVAGAADNVVGLVFVAAYALEEGESLGELQGGFPDSDLAAALVYAPYPVDGAEPGTDVSVAIEAFPAVFAGGLDRETAEVLAVSQRPLSAVAFGEPAAVAAWKSRPSWGIVSSADHTINPDVERFGYQRAGVRRAVELDAPHLVMQTHPAEVAAVITDAVAELA, encoded by the coding sequence ATGTCCGGAGCCCCCACCATCGTCCTCGTCCACGGCGCCTTCGCCGACGCCGCCAGCTGGGCACCCGTCACGAAGCTCCTGCTCGAGCAGGGCCACCGGGTCCTCGTCCCGCCGGTATCCAACCGCAGCCTGTCCGCCGACGCGGCGTACATCCGGTCCGTCGTCGAGCAGGTCGACGGGCCGGTCCTGCTCGCCGGACACTCCTACGGAGGCGCGGTGGTCACGGTCGCCGGTGCCGCAGACAACGTCGTCGGGCTGGTGTTCGTCGCCGCGTACGCACTCGAGGAGGGCGAGAGCCTCGGCGAGCTGCAGGGCGGCTTCCCGGACAGCGACCTCGCCGCCGCCCTCGTGTACGCGCCGTACCCGGTGGACGGCGCCGAGCCCGGCACGGACGTCTCGGTGGCGATCGAGGCCTTCCCCGCCGTCTTCGCGGGCGGCCTCGACCGGGAGACGGCGGAGGTGCTGGCGGTCTCGCAACGCCCGCTGTCCGCGGTCGCGTTCGGTGAGCCCGCGGCCGTCGCCGCGTGGAAGAGCCGCCCGTCGTGGGGGATCGTCTCCAGCGCCGACCACACCATCAACCCCGACGTCGAGCGGTTCGGGTACCAGCGCGCCGGGGTCCGCCGGGCGGTCGAGCTCGACGCCCCGCACCTGGTGATGCAGACCCACCCCGCCGAGGTGGCCGCCGTCATCACCGACGCCGTCGCCGAGCTGGCCTGA
- a CDS encoding alpha/beta hydrolase → MGYITTDDGAEIYFKDWGNPDAQPIVFHHGWPLSSDDWDAQMLYFLAEGYRVVASDRRGHGRSSQIGTGHDMDHYASDVSAVVEHLDLHDAVHIGHSTGGGQVARYVARYGQPQGRVAKAVLVSAVPPLMLKTESNPEGTDLSVFDGFRAALTANRAEFFQAVASGPFYGFNRPGVTTSEPVVANWWRQGMTGSAVAHLEGIKAFSETDQTEDLRAITVPVLVLQGDDDQVVPYRAAALKQAELLSDATLTIYEGYPHGMLTTHADVINPDILAFIRS, encoded by the coding sequence ATGGGCTACATCACCACCGACGACGGGGCAGAGATCTACTTCAAGGACTGGGGGAACCCCGACGCGCAGCCGATCGTGTTCCACCACGGCTGGCCGCTGTCCTCGGACGACTGGGACGCGCAGATGCTGTACTTCCTGGCCGAGGGGTACCGCGTCGTCGCGAGCGACCGGCGTGGCCACGGGCGGTCGTCGCAGATCGGCACCGGCCACGACATGGACCACTACGCCAGCGACGTGTCCGCCGTCGTCGAGCACCTCGACCTGCACGACGCGGTCCACATCGGTCACTCCACCGGTGGCGGCCAGGTCGCCCGGTACGTCGCCCGGTACGGCCAGCCGCAGGGTCGGGTCGCGAAGGCCGTCCTGGTGTCCGCCGTGCCGCCGCTGATGCTCAAGACGGAGTCCAACCCGGAGGGCACCGACCTCTCGGTCTTCGACGGGTTCCGTGCCGCGCTGACGGCGAACCGCGCCGAGTTCTTCCAGGCCGTCGCCTCGGGCCCGTTCTACGGCTTCAACCGGCCCGGCGTGACGACGTCCGAACCGGTGGTCGCCAACTGGTGGCGCCAGGGCATGACGGGCAGTGCGGTCGCCCACCTGGAAGGCATCAAGGCGTTCTCGGAGACCGACCAGACCGAGGACCTGCGGGCGATCACCGTGCCGGTGCTGGTCCTGCAGGGCGACGACGACCAGGTCGTCCCGTACCGGGCCGCCGCCCTGAAGCAGGCCGAGCTCCTCAGTGACGCGACCCTCACGATCTACGAGGGGTACCCGCACGGGATGCTGACCACGCACGCGGACGTCATCAACCCGGACATCCTCGCGTTCATCCGCAGCTGA
- a CDS encoding NUDIX domain-containing protein → MEYTDYDTRLASYAVVTDGDRVLLARLSWPDAGLWTLPGGGVELDETVEEGAVREVLEETGYDVVVEELLGVRSHVVPPERRKTRNGRPMKAVQVVHRARVVGGSLRHEAEGTTDQAAWVPIAELGAHRHGLLVAQALRWAGVTTE, encoded by the coding sequence ATGGAGTACACCGACTACGACACCCGGCTGGCGTCCTACGCCGTCGTCACCGACGGGGACCGGGTGCTGCTCGCCCGGTTGAGCTGGCCGGACGCCGGGCTCTGGACGTTGCCGGGCGGCGGGGTGGAGCTCGACGAGACCGTCGAGGAGGGCGCCGTCCGCGAGGTGCTCGAGGAGACCGGGTACGACGTGGTCGTCGAGGAGCTGCTCGGGGTGCGCTCCCACGTGGTCCCGCCCGAGCGTCGGAAGACCCGGAACGGCCGACCGATGAAGGCCGTGCAGGTGGTGCACCGGGCCCGGGTCGTCGGGGGCTCGCTGCGCCACGAGGCCGAGGGGACGACGGACCAGGCGGCCTGGGTCCCGATCGCCGAACTCGGGGCGCACCGCCACGGGTTGCTCGTGGCGCAGGCCCTGCGGTGGGCGGGCGTCACGACGGAGTGA
- a CDS encoding alpha/beta fold hydrolase, whose amino-acid sequence MPNTLPDDLPVLRAGDPAAPTALVLHGGGGPRTVAPIVGHLAATRHVHAPTHPGWDGTARPESIASIADLASAYLTRLLDHGERDVLVVGSSIGGWTALEMAVRAAADDRYTGVLGSVVVIDTVGVVVDGEPIADFFALDARGLAEVAWHDPERGHQDPALVTEEQRAVLRANGQTMAVLAGRAMSDPTLLGRLSAVSVPTLVVWGASDRVVTPAYGRAVATAVPGAVFAEVPAAGHLPHLEAPEATWAVLDPFVAGH is encoded by the coding sequence ATGCCGAACACCCTCCCCGACGACCTGCCCGTCCTCCGCGCCGGCGACCCCGCCGCACCGACCGCCCTCGTGCTGCACGGTGGTGGTGGACCCCGGACGGTCGCCCCGATCGTCGGGCACCTCGCCGCCACCCGACACGTCCACGCCCCGACGCACCCGGGCTGGGACGGCACCGCGCGACCGGAGTCGATCGCGTCGATCGCCGACCTGGCGTCGGCCTACCTGACCCGGCTCCTCGACCACGGCGAGCGCGACGTGCTGGTGGTCGGGTCCTCTATCGGCGGGTGGACCGCCCTCGAGATGGCCGTCCGGGCCGCAGCGGACGACCGGTACACCGGGGTCCTCGGCAGCGTTGTCGTCATCGACACCGTCGGGGTCGTCGTCGACGGGGAACCGATCGCGGACTTCTTCGCGCTCGACGCCCGCGGCCTCGCCGAGGTCGCCTGGCACGACCCCGAGCGCGGCCACCAGGACCCGGCACTCGTGACCGAGGAGCAGCGCGCGGTCCTGCGGGCGAACGGGCAGACGATGGCCGTGCTCGCCGGCCGGGCGATGAGCGACCCGACCCTGCTCGGGCGCCTGTCGGCGGTGTCCGTGCCGACCCTCGTCGTCTGGGGCGCCAGCGACCGCGTCGTCACCCCCGCCTACGGCCGAGCGGTCGCCACGGCCGTCCCCGGTGCCGTGTTCGCCGAGGTCCCCGCCGCCGGACACCTGCCGCACCTCGAGGCGCCCGAGGCGACCTGGGCCGTGCTCGACCCGTTCGTCGCCGGGCACTGA
- a CDS encoding MarR family transcriptional regulator yields the protein MTTDLERLGQAVKRAQYRNHRTMDLALQDVGVSLVQWDALRAVDRMPGASGHDLAVATFQSDQAFGTLASRLVERGLIERSAGRGRRLVHTLTPTGREALDDGHRVAARVLDELFAPLDEPGRAALMAALTTLTAGE from the coding sequence ATGACGACGGACCTCGAACGGCTGGGCCAGGCGGTCAAGCGCGCGCAGTACCGGAACCACCGCACGATGGACCTCGCCCTGCAGGACGTCGGGGTGAGCCTGGTGCAGTGGGACGCCCTCCGTGCCGTCGACCGGATGCCGGGGGCGTCCGGTCACGACCTGGCCGTCGCCACCTTCCAGAGCGACCAGGCGTTCGGCACGCTGGCGTCCCGACTCGTCGAGCGCGGGCTCATCGAACGGTCGGCGGGACGCGGGCGTCGGCTCGTGCACACCCTCACCCCGACCGGGCGCGAAGCACTCGATGACGGACACCGGGTGGCCGCCCGGGTGCTCGACGAGCTGTTCGCCCCGCTCGACGAACCGGGCCGCGCGGCACTGATGGCCGCGCTGACCACCCTCACCGCGGGGGAGTGA